A genomic stretch from Setaria viridis chromosome 1, Setaria_viridis_v4.0, whole genome shotgun sequence includes:
- the LOC117842968 gene encoding uncharacterized protein, whose product MEAMVVVTVEKDETGEPELLLERSRAITLQGRDRKGRAVVRIVGNYFPARALGGRAEEALRGYLRERMLPAIGGRDFVVVYMHSRVDRGGNFPGVGAIRAAYESLPAGDKGRLRAVYFVHPALQSRFFFATFGRFLFSSGLYEKLRYMSRLEYVWAHMDKGQLEVPDCVREHDEELERRPLMDYGIEATESRCMYDAASMDTSASLHSLRYVS is encoded by the exons ATGGAGGCCATGGTGGTGGTTACAGTTGAGAAGGACGAGACGGGCGAGCCGGAGCTGCTGCTGGAGCGCAGCCGGGCGATCACGCTCCAGGGCCGCGACAGGAAGGGCCGCGCCGTCGTCAGGATCGTCGGCAACTACTTCCCAG CGCGAGCgctgggcgggcgggcggaggaggcaCTGCGGGGTTACCTGCGGGAGCGCATGCTCCCGGCGATCGGGGGCCGGGATTTCGTGGTCGTGTACATGCACTCGCGCGTGGACCGCGGCGGCAACTTCCCCGGCGTCGGCGCGATCCGCGCGGCCTACGAGTcgctgccggccggcgacaAGGGGAGGCTGCGCGCCGTCTACTTCGTGCACCCGGCCCTCCAGTCCAGGTTCTTCTTCGCCACCTTCGGCCGCTTCCTCTTCAGCTCCGG GCTGTACGAGAAGCTGAGGTACATGAGCAGGCTCGAGTACGTGTGGGCGCACATGGATAAGGGGCAGCTCGAGGTCCCGGACTGCGTGCGCGAGCATGACGAGGAGCTTGAGCGCCGCCCGCTCATGGACTACGGCATCGAGGCCACGGAGAGCCGCTGCATGTACGACGCCGCGTCCATGGACACCTCGGCCTCCCTGCACTCGCTCCGCTACGTCTCCTAG